DNA from Chloroflexota bacterium:
AAATTAAACAAACTCGATTTGTTGGGCCATATTACGATGAAAAGGAGCTATGGGTGTATGTGCTGCGAAATATGTTGACTTTTTTGGGGGATAGATTAAAATAGTCGTATATTAGGCTGGCCAGTTTAAGTCTTATCTCTGAAAAAACGAAGGAGGGGTAGATGAAAAAACCATTCAAGTTTATCATAGCAGCTCTAGTCGCCTTGGTCGTAGGTGGCGCAATCGGATACTTCACTGTTGATCCCATGCTTAATCTCATCACAAACATTAGCGGGGTTCAGAACGGACCGTGGGGTACCAGCCTTGCCGTTGGCAGCACCTCGGCTAACCCATATCTTAGAGGCTGGGTTGCCAAACATGGACTTCTGGCGCTTGCCAAATCCGAGACAATCTATTTACACGCCTACGTAGACGACAATGGGGAGCCACTTCTGGGAAATTGCGACTATAGGATAGAAGGCAAGGCGCCTGACACCCGGTGGTGGTCCATCACTGCATATGCTGAGGATGATTTCCTGATACCCAATGAACAGGGACGCTACTCGTGGAGTTGTACCGAGATGAAGTTTGAGCCGGATGGGAGTTTCAAAATCTACTTGTCCAAGACACCGAGGGAAGGAAATTGGCTGCCTACAGGTGACGCCAAAAAGCTGTCTCTTTCGCTCCGCCTGTATAATCCCGGGAGTGCCTATTATGATTATGAGACCCTAAAGACAGTCGAGCTACCAAGCGTTATCAAGGAGGGCTGCAAATAATGAAGAAGTGGATAGGATGGACGGTATTAGCCATCTTTGTTGTGGCTATCATTGTAAATCTTGTCATGGTAATCAGGATACCCAATGACATAATGGAGATTACACTGACGCAGAGGTTCAATTATCCACCTAACCAGTGGGTTTTTGCCCCGCCGGCGACAGCAGAACGCAGAACGATAGTTAGGCCATCGCCTGACCTTCTCTATTCACTCTGCTGCTATGACATAAGCCAGTACCCTCTTCGTTTAACTGCGGCTATACCTGATAATTATTGGTCTATCTCAGGTTTTGCCATGAATACGGACAATTTCTTTGCCATCAATGACAAGCAGGCGAAGTCGAACCCAATCGAGGTAGTTTTGATCCGGAAGGATATGACGTATCAGGATACAACGGGGAAAGCACATGTCATAGTCGCACCCACCGACAGGGGCATAATCTTAATTCGGACAGTCATCACCAGTAAGGCTGATTTGCCAGGTCACACGGAGATTCAAAAGAAAGCCACCATTGAGTTGGTAGGAGCTCCAGCCGAAGAGGAGGTAGTGAAACCGCCAACCGCAGGCGGACTCTCATTTGAGGCAGCTGAATATGTGAATACCGAGCACAGCTTCTCTATTAAATACCCGGCCGCTTGGGTAAAGGGACAGCCTGTGGGAGCACAGGTCTTTACTGCTGCGGCAACCGCCAGGGTTCCAGTGATAACCGTCAGCATTAGGGAGGCTGCTACCTTTACCGGTGCACTCAAGGCTGGCCTGGAAGAGTCTGGCGGTTCGAATATAAATATTGGGCCCGAGAAACAGACGAAGCTGGCTGATGGCACCGAGGCTACCACAGCCAAGGCTGATTGGACGGTTAAGTCGGGCTACCCAGGCGAGACCTTTGCCCTAGGAGTGCAGAAGGGCAGCAAGTGG
Protein-coding regions in this window:
- a CDS encoding DUF1254 domain-containing protein — encoded protein: MKKWIGWTVLAIFVVAIIVNLVMVIRIPNDIMEITLTQRFNYPPNQWVFAPPATAERRTIVRPSPDLLYSLCCYDISQYPLRLTAAIPDNYWSISGFAMNTDNFFAINDKQAKSNPIEVVLIRKDMTYQDTTGKAHVIVAPTDRGIILIRTVITSKADLPGHTEIQKKATIELVGAPAEEEVVKPPTAGGLSFEAAEYVNTEHSFSIKYPAAWVKGQPVGAQVFTAAATARVPVITVSIREAATFTGALKAGLEESGGSNINIGPEKQTKLADGTEATTAKADWTVKSGYPGETFALGVQKGSKWIVVTITTVAMLVPYDEAKFSEIAHTLQSK
- a CDS encoding DUF1214 domain-containing protein — its product is MKKPFKFIIAALVALVVGGAIGYFTVDPMLNLITNISGVQNGPWGTSLAVGSTSANPYLRGWVAKHGLLALAKSETIYLHAYVDDNGEPLLGNCDYRIEGKAPDTRWWSITAYAEDDFLIPNEQGRYSWSCTEMKFEPDGSFKIYLSKTPREGNWLPTGDAKKLSLSLRLYNPGSAYYDYETLKTVELPSVIKEGCK